The stretch of DNA CCCGCTCCTGCCGGTGCCCCTCACGCTGCGGCGCGCGCGCCTGGGTCTGACCCTGCATCAGGGTCTTATCGCCGCCGCTGAAGGCTTGCCGGACTCCGCAGCGCTCGTGGCGTCGCTGCATGCAGTGACGCCTGCGGCAGACGGGGAGACTCTGGATACCCGCGCCCTGCTGCAGGCAGTACAAGCAGTGCAGGCGCGCGCTGAAGCGTCTGGGTACGCCGGGATCGCAATTGTGTTCGATGAGCTCGGGAAAGCCTTAGAGCACGAGGCGCGGTTTGAAGGGGCTGACATCTACCTCTTGCAGGAACTCGCAGAGAGCGCCGCCCGCAGCGGACCGCGCCCCATGCTGTTCGTGGGCGTGTTACACCAGGCGTTCGAGCAGTACGGTGAGGCGCTGCTGGCCAGTGCCCGCAAAGAGTGGGCGAAAGTGCAGGGGCGCTTTGCGGACATCGCATTTATTGAGCCCCCCGAGCAGCAAATGCGCCTCGCGGCGCAGGCCACCGCCACGCTCGACCCCGCACCTGACGCAGACGTGCGGGCCTCAGCTCGGCGCGCGGCGCAGGCGCTGGTTGCCCTCAAGCAGGCGCCTCTGGGATTTGAAGCGGCCGAGTTTGAATCTCTGGCGGTCGCGGCGACTCCCGTGCATCCGGCCGCGCTGATGGCTCTACCGTACCTCTTCCGGCGGTTTGCGCAGAACGAACGCTCGCTATTTGCGTATCTGCTCAGTGGGGAGCCGCACGCCGTGCCAGCCCAGTGGGCAGCGGGGCATACCCTCGTCCGGCTGCATGACCTGTTTGACTACTTCAGCGTCAACCTGCTGGGGAGCCTGTCGCGGCAGGCCTTCGCACGGCGATGGCTTGAAGTGGTGGACGCGGTGGAGCGCTACCCCGATCTGAGCACGCTGGAGGTGCAGACCTTAAAGACGGTGGGGCTGCTCGGCGTGCTCGGGGATATGACAGGCTTGCACGCGAGTGCAGAACTTGTGTCGGTGGCCCTGACCGACGCCTTAGACGACGCGGAAGTGCTGCTCACCCTGCAACACCTGGAACACCGCTCCTTGATTGTCTATCGCCGCTACAACCGCACCTTCCGAGTGTGGGAAGGAAGCGACATCGACATTGAGGAGCGCCTAGAAGAGGGGCGCCGGACAGTGGGGGCGCAGCTGGCCCTGTCAGAGGTGCTCGAGAACTACTTGCCGCGCCGCCCACTCGTGGCGCGCCGGCACTCCTTCCACACCGGGACGCTGCGGTTTGTGGAAGTGCGGTATGTAGACGCCCCCGTCTCGGCGGACCGGCTCCACGCGGCAGAGGGTGCGGACGGCGTCCTAGTGTGCGCCCTACCGAGCACGCCGGAGCAGGCTGAGGCGTTTGCGCGGTGGGCCGAGGAGGACAGCGTAGCGCAAAGGACGGACCTGCTGGTGGCGGTGCCGCTGGGACTTCAGACCTTACGTGAAGCGGCCACGGAACTCAGGGCACTGTACTGGCTGCGGGAGTCCACTCCGGACCTGCGCGACGACCGGGTGGCGCGCCGGGAAGTCGCCGAACGCCTCGCTTACTTGGAAGGCGTGTTGATTGGGGCTACGGAACACCTGCTTGATCCTCGCCCAGTGCCGGTGGGGAGCGGCACGCGCTACTGGCACGCCGGCGAGGCGCAGGTCGTGCGGACGCCGCGACAGGCAACGCAGCTGCTGTCAGATGTGCTTGACGAGGTGTACCCCGCTTCGCCGCAAGTGATTAATGAATTGATCAATCGGCGCACGCTATCTTCCGCGGCGGCCGCCGCGAGGCGCTCCTTGCTTGAATTGATGTTGACCCGCGGGGACGAGGCATTGCTGGGCCTCGATCCCGAGCTGTTCCCGCCGGAGCGCAGCATGTACGAAAGTGTGCTGCGCGCCGCGGAGCTACACGGCCCTGTCGATCCAGATGATGAGTCGGGGCCATGGGAATTCCGAGCTCCGGTTGAGAATGACAGCTCAAACCTCGCTCCGGCGTGGGCAGAACTGGGCCGTCTTGTGTTTGAAACGGACGAGCCCGTGGTGGTCAACACCCTGTTCAGCGCGCTGGCCGCCGCACCGTATGGCGTAACGGCTGGGCTGGCCCCAGTGCTGCTCGTGGCGTTCATGCAGGTGCACCTACACGAGATCAGCCTGTATCGCGAAGGCGTGTTCGTTGCGGAGCCGAGCATCGCCGACTTCGAAGTGCTGTTGCGCCGGCCGGAACTCTTTGCCGTGGCCGGAAGTGCGGTGCAGGGCGAACGTGCGGCGGTGCTGACCCGCCTGTCCAGCAGCCTGAAAACACCCGATGCGCTCGTGCCAGTTGTCCGGGCCCTGATCCGCATGGTGAAGGGATTGCCGGACACCTCGTGGCGTACGCAGAATTTACCGGACGCCGTCTTGCGCCTACGTGAGGCCTTTGAGCGGGCCCGGAGTCCGGAGCGCCTCCTATTCCAGGACGTGCCCGAAGCGCTCGGGTTGCCAGCGATTGGCAGCGGCCACACTGACGAAACGCGAATCACTGCGTTCTTCGATGTGCTAAACGGAACGCTACAAACCTGGGCAGCGCATGGACCGGCGCAGGTCAAGCAGGCCCGGCGGGTCCTGCTTGAAGCGCTCGACTTCCCGGCGACGGATCTAGGCTGGGCGCAGCTGACTGAGCAGGCACAGGCGCTGCAAGGCCGCCCACTGCCGACAGCTTTGGTGCCCTTCGTTAACCGCTTGTGCACGGACGGGGAACCGAACGCGGTGCTCGACGGGGTTTTGTCCCTTGTTGCCGGCCGGTCCCCGCGCTCCTGGACGGACGCCGACGCCGCGCGTTACCCCTCGCAGGCGGCAGATCTGGCGCGCACGTACCGTTTGGCAGCTCGGCAGCTGGGGTACAGCACACCCGAAACGGAGGAGGCAAGCCGGGAAGTAGCCACGCAGCTGCGCGCAATTCTGGCTGAGCAAGGACGGGCTGGGCAGAAGGACGCCATGAAGTTAGCGCTGCTGCAACTGCTTCAGGAGTTGGACGAAGAATGACCAATTGTGGGCTATGCATGAAAGGGACGTGGTACCCCGTTTACAGTTGGGCCAAGCATGACTGAGCTGACATCCCGTCCCCTGCGCCACATCCTTTCGTTGTCCGGAGGGAAAGACAGCACGGCGCTCGCCATTTACATGCGCGACAAAGTGCCCGAAATGGAGTACATCTTCTGCGACACCGGTGAAGAGCTCCCTGAGACATATGAATACCTCGACCGACTAGAAGCCTACCTGGGCAAGCCAATCGTCCGGCTCAACCCCGACCGGCCGTTTTCGCACTACCTGGAACTGTACCGGGGAGTGCTGCCCGACAGCCGCACCCGCTGGTGCACGCGCATGCTCAAGATTAAGCCGTTTGAGAAGTACGTCGGCGACGCGCAGGCCATCAGCTACATCGCCATTCGCTCGGACGAAACGCACCGCAAAGGCTACATCTCCACCAAACCCAACCTGCACGCCGTGTACCCGTTTATCGAGGGGGGCCTAATCAAACGCGATGTATTTAAACTCCTCGAAGACAGCGGCCTGGGCATTCCCGAGTACTACGAGTGGCGGTCACGGTCCGGCTGCTACTTCTGCTTCTATCAACAGCGCCGCGAATGGGTAGGCCTGCTTGAACGTCACCCGGACCTCTACGAGAAAGCCAAGACCTTCGAGAAATTTGACGAGGCCACCGGCCGGCGCTTTACCTGGTCAGTGAAAGAAAGCCTGAGCGAACTCGCTGACCCGGACCGCGTTGAGCAAATCAAGACGTCACAGCTGAGGTCCAAGGAACAGGGGAGCGCGGCGCTACTCGACCTCCTCGATGAGCAGGAAGATGACGCGTCCTGCATGGTCTGCCACCTATAATTCCAGCGGACAGCAGCCCGGGCGAGGAATGGCGCCGTCCTCGCCCGAGCTGCCAGTGAAACCCTGTCAACATGAGGACGGCCACGCATGACCGTATACTTTGACGATCACGCAACCACCCCCTGTGATCCCAGGGTGGTGGCGGCGATGATGCCGTACTTCACGGCGCAGTTTGCCAACCCTGCGAGCACCTCGCACGGACCCGGCCGGGACGCTGCGGACGCGATAGAAAACGCCCGCTCGCAGGTTGCGGCGCTGCTGAACGCCCCGGCGGGCGACGTGGTGTTCACGGGTGGCGCCACGGAAAGCAACAACCTGGCCTTGTACGGCGTCGCGCGCGCCGCGGCCATGTATGGGGGCCGGCGGCGCATCATCACGCTTCCCACCGAGCACAAAGCCGTTCTTGAACCCTGCAGAGACCTTCAGGAGCAGGGTTTCGACGTTGTGTATGCGCCGGTGGACCGGTACGGGACCGTGGATCTTGCGGCGCTCGAGGGGCTGCTGACGCCTGAGACACTGCTCGTATCGATTCAGGCGGCCAACAGCGAAATTGGCACCCTCCAGCCCATGGCCCAAATCGGCGCCTTCGCACGCGCGGCCGGCGCGCTCTATCACTGTGACGCTACGCAGCTCGTTGGCCGCGCACCGGTCGACTGGCAGGCATTGCCTGTGGATCTGCTCTCCCTAAGTGCCCACAAGCTCTACGGCCCAAAGGGGACGGGAGCGCTGCTGTTGCGGCCGTCTCTGCGGCGAGGCGGGCTGCAGCCTCTGATGCGCGGGGGCGGCCAGGAAGGTGGCCTTCGGCCAGGCACCCACAACGTGCCGGCGGTGGTCGGTTTCGGTGTGGCCGCGGATCTCGCAGCGCAGGAAGGGCCCGCTGACACAGAAAGGGTCGCGCGGCTGCGTGACCGGTTCGAAGCGTCCCTGCGCGCCGCCCTTCCAGAAGTTCGGTTCAACGGTCATCCTGAACGGCGGCTCCCCGGCAACAGCAGCGTCACCCTGCCAGGGTTGGAGGCGGATGCCCTGCTGATGCACCTGCCGGGATTCGCGCTGAGCTTGGGCTCCGCCTGCAACAGCGGAGCCCTAGAGCCGTCGTATGTGCTGACGGCCATCGGGTTGAGCCGCGATGACGCGGACAGCACCTTCCGGGTGGGGCTCGGCCGGTTTACCACCGCAGCGGCTGTTGGTGAGTTGACCAACGCCATCGTGGCTGGCGCTGGCCGTCTGGCTGAGCTCGGGGCTGCGTTTACTAGATGAAGTGTGCGGCCAGTGCCCAGCACAGGTGGGGCGACGGCCAACCGAAGAGCGCACAGATCAAAGGGGGGGGTACACCCCCATCTTGTCTGCCCGGACTGCTCAATCTAAGCAGTTCAACGCTAGGTCAGTCTCTAGACTGCACCGGATCTTCTTCTGGGCTAGTCCCGGCAGTCTGCCGTTGCCGAATCCTTCTGGCTCATCTGTACTCCGCTTTCGTCCAGCCCAGTTGCGTCGGCTGTGCTCAACTCCCCGATCAAAGGATCTGTCCCCGTGAATGACAATGCTTTCGTGGCTTACCTGAACCGTTACACGACCGCGTCCTCAGAACACGAAGCGGCGTTCGACGAGTTCACGTCCGCGACCCCAACAGGCATCCCCTCCTTGAGCATCCCAACACGCCTGGAAGCGAAGCTGCTAGCAGCGTTTCACAGTCCGTCACCGCCCACGGTCATCCTGACCGGCAACGCAGGTGACGGTAAGACGTACCTGTGCCGTAAGATCGTGGGGGCGTTCCGGCACTCACCGCTGACTGTATGGCCAAGTCACGACACAATCCATCACTTCGAGTCCGGCGACGTCGTCCTGACCGTCGTAAAAGATCTATCCGAGTTGTCCATCGCTACGGCCGGCACGGTGCTAGCCGAACTCAGCTCCGCCCTGACGGGCCAGACGGGCGCGCCGTACCTAATTGCCGCCAACGAGGGTCGCCTCCGCGCAGTGCTTGAAGAGCGTGGTCTGAGCGTCCTGGCGCAGCAGATTGATCACCAGCTGCGGCACGGCCCCGATCTCACGCCGAACGCGAAGCTGCTGGTGATCGACCTCAACCGTGTCGCCACATCGCAGTACATCGGACCAGTGCTCGACTGGATGACGGCGGACGTTGCGTGGAGTGGCTGCGGCAGCTGCCCGGTCCGGAACACCTGCCCCATGGCGGACAACGCCGCGCAACTGCGGCAGCCGGGCATCAAAGACCGCCTGGCCTTCCTGTACGGCGTTCTTGAGCAGCTTGACATTCACGTGACCTTCCGGGACATGTTGATTCACCTCGCCTACACCATCACCGGCGGGCTCTCCTGCACCGAGGTCAAGCGGCGAGCGCAGGTGGACGAGACCGCCTGGCAGTACGAAGCCCCCTCCTACGCGTATTACAGCAACGCCTTTGGCGAAAGCGCGCCGGTGGGCTTCCGGCGAAAAACCGCGGCCATCCGCCACCTGCGCAAACTGAATGTCGGGCAAGAATCGGTGTTCGACCTCGATCATTTTATCGTCGGGGACGACGAAATGCAGCCGGACCTGCATGCCAAACTATTCGGCAACAGCATTGACCTCGGTGGACGACTCTTTGAGCAAGACCGCCAGGCGTACTTGCGGGGGCTGAGCGCCACAAGTGAGGCCGCGCAGGAGTTCGTGACGCGCTGGCTCGGTCATTGCCGCCGAAAAGCCTTCTTCACTCATCCCGACGGCGACCTCGTTCTAAAGCTCCTACCGTTCCAATTCCTGAAGGACTACCTTCAGCTGATTGATCAGGCCGTGTCGTTAAAGCGGGAGCACATCAAAAACCTGTTGATTCTCGGCTTGAACCGCGCGTTTTCCGGGTTGTACCTGACCGACCGGCACATCCTGTACGTCACGGCGCACCCATCGAGCAGCTTAGAGAACGCCGTCCCCGCGGTCTTGATGCGCATTGCCGAAACCAACATCGACCTCGTCCCAAGTCACCCGGATGCCAACGAAATGATTGAGCGGTGGAGCAGTTTGACCCTGCGGCTCCAGGTGCCCGGCGTGCCCCCCCAGACGGTGCCGTGGAACATGAATCTGCTGCGGTTTGAGTATGTGATGCGCCGAGCCTACGGCAGCACACCAGACATCCTGGCCCAGGAATGCGAGCTCGCGGTGCGGCATCTCAAAGATAGTCTCGTGGCGCGGCTCGGCACCCAGCGCAGCGCCAACGAACTGGAATTTTTCGAGTACAACGGACGGGCGTACCAGCACCGCCGGTTGTTCTTCCTGGGCAGCTCGTCTGTGGAGCAGGCATGACGCACGAATATGGCAACAAAACCCACCACATTCCCGAGACAGTCCCAGTATCCTCCTGGATCTGGGGGCACCGACTCCGTCAAGGTCAAGACTGGGTGGAATACACCCTGGAATTCTTAAACGTCCTCGTCGGCTACGACTATGCGCTGGGGCGAGGCATTTGCGGCCCGGACGACGCCACGCCCCCGCAACCCTACCGGAAGTACAGCCGGCTTGGCCTACGAAGGTTCGTGTTCTTCGACGGCGTCAGTGGAAAAATTGACGAAAGGGACGTCAAGGCGACCGCGCAACTGAAAGAGCAGCTGCAGCGGACCCCGTTAATGACCGACAAAGAGGGATCTACAGACGTCCTGGCCTCCGTGCAGTCGCTCCTACGCTCCTACACCGCCGTGGAAAAACAGCGGTCATGGTTCGCCAAGTCGCTGTTTCCTGTGCACGAGCACCTCCTGTTCTGGGAAGCGCTGCGTAAAGAGGACAAGACCCCTGGTAAAGGTGGCATTCTGCCGCTGTTCGGTGACCCCACCTTGGACGCAGATACCGCTGAGCTCGATAAGGGCATCAGCCTGTCCGCCCGGAACTTTTTTGCGCGGGGGGGGGAGCTGTATTACCTCATGCTGTCCGCAGGAACGCACAGCGACCCAGCCCTGGCCGCCGCCATCGGTGGTCAGCTTCAGCTGCTCCTCCGGGAATCGAGCCCTGCCATTGGGCGCTTGGCGGCCCTGATCGATGCCACTTGGGCCCGTCAGGAACCGAGCGCTGAGCTCTCTTTGGCACGGGAAACCAGCGAAGAAAAAGGTGGGCATCTGGGCTGGCTGCCCCGGAAGGATGATCCGCTGTTTCACGTCTTCGCTCAGGACGTAGCGCAGCTGCTCCGGGCGCCCCTGGGCGTCACCGACGCCCTGACGTCGCTCGCCCACCTGATGGCGTTTCACTTGACGCTCTACATCTACCGGCGGGCCCACGCCGTACTGGCCCCTAGCGCCCCTAGTCCCGCTCTGCTGCTAGACCTGCTGGACCAGGACGGCGACAGTACGCTGCGGCGCGCGTCCAGTGCCCACTTCCGTGAGCAAGAGGCCGTCCAAGCTCAGGCGGTGCGGGCTTTTGTCACGGCCACGGTCGAGGCTGCCTGGGCCGATGTGACGCCAGACAAGTCGTTTGGCTTGGCGCTGCGCGAACACACCAAACGCTGGTCTCTTGGGAAAGCCAAAGTCACCAAGGGCTCGGGCGAGGGCCCCAAAGGTAAGAAGAGCGCCGCAGACCACGACTTTTACCTGTGGGTCGACCGACTCGCCGCGAGTTCCGGTGGGCTGAACCGGGCCCTCGTGGCCGAGCAGCTCGCGGACTTGGTCATGCCCGACTTCACGAAGCACTTCCTGGGCGTGCACCGCAAACTCGCCAAGTCATGCGGCTTTGTCGCTCCTCCTCAGGGTCAGAGCGCGCGGTATGTGATGGGCAACGAGCTGCTCAAGGCCCTTGTTCTGGCCTTAACCGGACAGGAGCGCGACATGGAATACGCAGAGTTCCTGCAGGCACTGTATGACCGGTACGGCCTAGTGATTGGCCTGGATCAGGCGCGGCTGTCAGGCGTCTTTGACCGGCATGGCATCAACGCCGACTACTATCAGCGTAACCAGCAAGCCCTCTTGGACAAACTCACGAGCGCCGGATTGGCCAAGGAGTACTCCGATGCCACCGCTCTCGTCAGCGGGAGACTGTCTTGACCACACCGACGCTGACCCGCGCTCTATTGCTTGTGCTGCGAGACCTCCTGACCACAACAGCGTCCAGACAGCGAAGCTTTGTGCGTTTGAACGGCTTTGACGAGGCGACCTACCGCACCCTACTCGGCGAGTTACGCCTGCTGGGCGATAAGTTAAACGACCGCGAACTCCTGATCCGGACGACGGGACGCATTGCTGGGTTTGACGGCTACGCTATGGAGCCGGAAAAGTCACCCACCTGGTACCGCAACAACGTGCCGGCTACGCACGCCCTAGTGCTAATCAGCAATACCGTCACGTCCGATGCGCAGAGCCTCAAAGACCTCTTCACGGTCGACGAAGCGACGCTGGCGCAACCCAACCTGGGCTTGCCTCACCTGCTCAATGCCGCGTTCCGGACCTTTACCTTAACCCCTGACGCCCGGAAAGAACTGATGGCCTTTGTAGCCCGGCTCAACCGAATTCGCAAACCCCAAGTGCGGAGCCTCGCAGCTTTCTTTGACGCGCTCAATCGGGAGCTCACAGCTCAACCCGGTCTTGCCATCAGAGGCGCCATTGGCCTGAACCTTCCGGAACTGGGCCTGTTCCGCTGTGCTGATCTGGCGACGGCCGACGCCCAGCGCAGTGACCGGCTGCTGCAAGCCAATATCACGGCGGCTGCCCTCGGCGGTGAATTGCTCGAGCCAGCGCGGCTTGACACCTACCGCAACAGCGTCAAGAAGCACGAACCCCTCTTTGAAGACGAAGGAACGCGTGGCCTCACCCCTCAGGTGAAGGCGGCGCTGCTGCGCCGGTTCTTGACGGATGTGCTCAGTGGGGACGACCTGCGCAGCGTGCTACAACTCGACTGGCGCGACGTCGAGCCAGTGCTGTACAAACCCACACAGACCACCGCCAAAGCCAAACGTCAGGCGCTTGGCCTTGAAGTCAGAGCGCACACCCAAGCGGCCCTGCCGGGTGATCCAACCCTCAGTGGGGACGCCCAGGAGGCGCTCGATGATTTGCTCAAGGGAACAGAGCCAGCGCCGGAGCACGTGCAAGCGCTGATCAATGAACTTGGCAGCCTTCTGCCCAAACGCGTTGGGGCCGCGCTCGCCCGCTTGGCCCGCCCCACGCTCATTGAAGGCCACGACTTCGTCCTCGATGTGCTGCGCGCCCTAATCAGCATGCTGCACCCCCGGCCGGAGAGCGCCCAGGGCAAAGCGGCGCAAGTCACGGTAACAGCCGACGAACCTACGGGAGAGCACAGCAAGCAAGCGGCGGAAGCGTTCCTTGCCCTCTACGGCGGCCTGGCCAGCTTCCTGCCGCACGTCACCTGGACATTTGACGTCCTCCGTCAGGCGCCTAACGACTTTGAGACCACCGGTCCCAGTAGCCTGCGGTTCAAAATTGAAGTGACGTCTGAACTCTTCCAAGACAGCACAGAGCTCCTGTGGCACTTCGACCCCAAGGGCCCCCTGGGCGCCGCCGTTGAGCACCTGCAGGCCACAGTGCGCGATGGCCCCGCCGTCATTCCCGTGTTTACCGCTGACCACGCCGTCTCACCGACGCACATTGACCTGCAGCGTCCCCACGAGAGTCTTGGCGCGTACCACACGCGCCCGCAGGACCTTCGCGCCCTGCTGAGCGGGCCTTTGCCCGGTTGGGTGGGTGCGGCCGCCAGCGAGCGGCTGCTCACCGAACATGCCAACCTCGAGACGGCCTGGGACACTTACGTCCGCTCTGCGCTGGCTGGAGGCCTGCTCTCTACGTCCACGAATGCCCTACTCGACGCGTACGATTCGTGGATGCAGTCGTTCCTGGATAGCGTGCGCCAGCCGACCGGGCTCCGCCACGTTATGCCGCTCGTCGCACGCGCCTGGACCGTCACCGGCCACGAAGATGACACTTGGGCGGTCGTGCCGTCCGTTCATCCGTTCAAGCTGCACTGGTGGCAGGAACGGCACCACGCCCTGAGCACGGTCATTGGGCGCATCCTGACCGAGCACGACACGCCCGACATTATTGATGAGTCCCGCTTTCTGCAGGGCCTTGACGGGACGTTCGGGTCGAGCGGCGCACCCGGCGTCCTGGGTCTGAAACTGCCCTCCCAGCATGCCCGCTACCTGGCGCCAGCTCATGCCGAAGGAGGCTATGAGCTGTTTGTTCCCATCAAGCACGAAGAGGAGCACGCCGGTACCTCCGACGCGAAAACGCACGCCGCCTACGCCGCCAAAGAAATGGCCCGCGTCATTGAGGACTACATCGAGACCTACCCGTTTGTGCTCGACGGCCTCGAGGTATACCTCGTGGAATGCCGGAACGTGGCCCTGCCAGGCCTACTTGCCGATCACCTCGTGCGCGTTGCGGAGCGGCGTAAATGGAAGTTGAAGTGCACGCTCGTTGTTCAATCCCCAAATGAAGGCGCGGCGCTGTATCGCGATGTGCAGCGGTGGGTTCGAGACCATGAGGAGGCCCTGACGCGCCGAGCCGACGCGTATTTCCCCGACCTCACCCTGCGAGTGGTGGAGGTGCCCTTCCATGAACTGATGCAAAGTGTGTCAGACACGGACATCGCCATTCTCGCCGACGTCATCGGCACCCGGGGTCAGGAAGTGCAGGACGCTGTGGTGGACAGCCTCACCACGCCGCTCGAGGGCCTGCTCACCCACGCCGCTCAGACTCATGAGCCGCACCAGGCGGGGCATCAGGACCGCTCCATTCCCCTCACGGCCACAGCCCTGCCGCGAGTTGCCCACCGCTACCTACTCGTCCAGTACGCCGCGTACAAAGGGCAAGACGTTACCCGCCGCATGGCCGAAGACGAGACGGTGCAGTTCAGCCTGAACGTGTCCCTTGACCGGTGGCGCACCGAGCTCACCGCCCTCCACGAGACATTCAACTGGATTATCTGCTACGACACCGTGGTGGACCGGTACCTTCTGGAAAGCAATTTCCCTGACGCGGTTCAGGTGATCCGCTACTCCATGGGCATCGGGCCCGACCGGGCGCACAAGCTGACGGTCTCCTCCTCACGTAAGGTGCAGCGCAGCGTTACCCGCCGCCTCAGTGCCAACCTCACCAACCTGATCCCGACTCTGCCGCCCACCGTCGCCCAGGACGTGGCCCAGGCCCTTGTGGACGCCGCCAAACAGGTGTCTGGGGACATTGTGCTGCGCGCCGCAGGACCTGGGGCCTACCTCAACGAGATTTTAGGCATGGTCACGGCCAAAGCTACCGTGGAGGCGACCGAGGCGGACAGACCGGGGGTCCTGCGCACCTGGCTGTACCTGGACGACTTCCCGCACTGGTTCAAAGGGAAGATCCCAGATCTGCTGCGCCTCTCACTCAGCACTGACGACGCTGGACAACTGCAGGTGGACGCCCTCGTGGTGGAAACCAAATGCATCGAGAACGCCTCGTTCGACCGCGAAGCGCGGGACGCGCAGGTGCAGGTGCGGGCCGGCGCAACACGCCTGGCGCGCGTGTGGGCTCCCGGTGCCCTCCACCTCGACGCTCCTTACTGGTACGACCAACTGGCCCAGGCTCTGGCCGGCACAATGCACATTGAGTATGACGACCTGGCCGTCTGGAACGACGCGGTGGACGCCTTGACCCGCGGTGCGTTCACACTCCACGTCCGCGGTGAAACTCATATTTATTGCCACAACGGCATGGGAACCCTGACCGGCCGCACTCACGCTACGCAAGAGTTCACCGCTGTGGGCAACACGGATGGCACCATCCCGATGATTGCTCATCATTACGCCCGCCCAGGCTTCCTGAATCGCCTGCGCTACCTAGCCGA from Deinococcus radiotolerans encodes:
- a CDS encoding phosphoadenosine phosphosulfate reductase family protein is translated as MTELTSRPLRHILSLSGGKDSTALAIYMRDKVPEMEYIFCDTGEELPETYEYLDRLEAYLGKPIVRLNPDRPFSHYLELYRGVLPDSRTRWCTRMLKIKPFEKYVGDAQAISYIAIRSDETHRKGYISTKPNLHAVYPFIEGGLIKRDVFKLLEDSGLGIPEYYEWRSRSGCYFCFYQQRREWVGLLERHPDLYEKAKTFEKFDEATGRRFTWSVKESLSELADPDRVEQIKTSQLRSKEQGSAALLDLLDEQEDDASCMVCHL
- a CDS encoding cysteine desulfurase family protein, yielding MTVYFDDHATTPCDPRVVAAMMPYFTAQFANPASTSHGPGRDAADAIENARSQVAALLNAPAGDVVFTGGATESNNLALYGVARAAAMYGGRRRIITLPTEHKAVLEPCRDLQEQGFDVVYAPVDRYGTVDLAALEGLLTPETLLVSIQAANSEIGTLQPMAQIGAFARAAGALYHCDATQLVGRAPVDWQALPVDLLSLSAHKLYGPKGTGALLLRPSLRRGGLQPLMRGGGQEGGLRPGTHNVPAVVGFGVAADLAAQEGPADTERVARLRDRFEASLRAALPEVRFNGHPERRLPGNSSVTLPGLEADALLMHLPGFALSLGSACNSGALEPSYVLTAIGLSRDDADSTFRVGLGRFTTAAAVGELTNAIVAGAGRLAELGAAFTR
- a CDS encoding DNA translocase FtsK, producing the protein MTTPTLTRALLLVLRDLLTTTASRQRSFVRLNGFDEATYRTLLGELRLLGDKLNDRELLIRTTGRIAGFDGYAMEPEKSPTWYRNNVPATHALVLISNTVTSDAQSLKDLFTVDEATLAQPNLGLPHLLNAAFRTFTLTPDARKELMAFVARLNRIRKPQVRSLAAFFDALNRELTAQPGLAIRGAIGLNLPELGLFRCADLATADAQRSDRLLQANITAAALGGELLEPARLDTYRNSVKKHEPLFEDEGTRGLTPQVKAALLRRFLTDVLSGDDLRSVLQLDWRDVEPVLYKPTQTTAKAKRQALGLEVRAHTQAALPGDPTLSGDAQEALDDLLKGTEPAPEHVQALINELGSLLPKRVGAALARLARPTLIEGHDFVLDVLRALISMLHPRPESAQGKAAQVTVTADEPTGEHSKQAAEAFLALYGGLASFLPHVTWTFDVLRQAPNDFETTGPSSLRFKIEVTSELFQDSTELLWHFDPKGPLGAAVEHLQATVRDGPAVIPVFTADHAVSPTHIDLQRPHESLGAYHTRPQDLRALLSGPLPGWVGAAASERLLTEHANLETAWDTYVRSALAGGLLSTSTNALLDAYDSWMQSFLDSVRQPTGLRHVMPLVARAWTVTGHEDDTWAVVPSVHPFKLHWWQERHHALSTVIGRILTEHDTPDIIDESRFLQGLDGTFGSSGAPGVLGLKLPSQHARYLAPAHAEGGYELFVPIKHEEEHAGTSDAKTHAAYAAKEMARVIEDYIETYPFVLDGLEVYLVECRNVALPGLLADHLVRVAERRKWKLKCTLVVQSPNEGAALYRDVQRWVRDHEEALTRRADAYFPDLTLRVVEVPFHELMQSVSDTDIAILADVIGTRGQEVQDAVVDSLTTPLEGLLTHAAQTHEPHQAGHQDRSIPLTATALPRVAHRYLLVQYAAYKGQDVTRRMAEDETVQFSLNVSLDRWRTELTALHETFNWIICYDTVVDRYLLESNFPDAVQVIRYSMGIGPDRAHKLTVSSSRKVQRSVTRRLSANLTNLIPTLPPTVAQDVAQALVDAAKQVSGDIVLRAAGPGAYLNEILGMVTAKATVEATEADRPGVLRTWLYLDDFPHWFKGKIPDLLRLSLSTDDAGQLQVDALVVETKCIENASFDREARDAQVQVRAGATRLARVWAPGALHLDAPYWYDQLAQALAGTMHIEYDDLAVWNDAVDALTRGAFTLHVRGETHIYCHNGMGTLTGRTHATQEFTAVGNTDGTIPMIAHHYARPGFLNRLRYLAEQHHAGVTEATWRLADEHVNFQDAGDSETSNPDMPHGTGVLIPQNGVPQPTDETGSTPDPGPDDQSGEASPDDPDHALHSWLTLKAQQMDRLLRQYGFGLFPIRVEDADVGATIVRFKVRLHPGQELSRLQRQAENLARDLASPSIPFIDNVLGSSFVGIDIARETPTAIPLMPWLQALPAGQPGALPVILGQTPDGRNIEEDLSEFPHLLVAGATNSGKSVFLRNLVLCLISTYGPNDLKLLIVDPKQTDFSFFETLPHLIGGKVITSPDEARDRLLALVKEEMPRRQQVMRGRSLKIKDFNTRYPAEALPPVVAIIDEYAQLLSIMGKKDREAFERDLMSLAAVARATGIHLILATQRPSADVVTGTLKANLPARIAFKVASGVDSRIVLDTVGAENLLGRGDMLYRKSSGEVIRLQAPYLSEEDLLTYIQSSIGEKREPQPS